GACCTCCCGCCCGCGCTgcacaccaccaagcgcctcccgGCCCGCCTCATGCCGGCCCTCAAGCGCGCCTGCGACCTCGCCGCGCCCCGCTTCGGCGCGCTCCTCGACGGCCTCCGCCCGCGCCCGGACGTCCTCCTCTACGACTTCATCCAGCCGTGGGCGCCGCTCGAGGCCGCCGCGCGCGGGGTGCCGGCCGTGCATTTCAGCACGTGCAGCGCCGCCGCCACGGCCTTCTTCGCCCACTGCCTCCAGAACGAGCGCGTCCCCCGCGCGTTCCCGTTCGAGGCCATCAGCCTCGGCGGCCCCGACCAGGATGCCAAGTACACCGCGCTGCTCGCCATCCGCTGCGACGGCGGCACCGCGCTGGTGCCCGAGCGCGACCGCCTGCCGCTCAGCCTGGACCGCTCGTCAGGGTTCGTGGCCGTCAAGACGTGCGCCGACATCGAGCGCAAGTACATGGACTACCTGTCCCAGCTCGTCGGCAAGGAGATCGTGCCCACCGGCCCGCTGCTCACCCACGGAGGTGGGTCAGAGGACGAGAACGGGGGTTCTGATCGCATCATGCGGTGGCTCGACGGCGAGCAGCCGGCCTCCGTGGTGCTCGTCTCATTCGGCAGCGAGTACTTCATGTCGGAGAGCCAGATGGCGCAGATGGCGCGCGGGCTGGAGCTGAGCGGGGTCCCTTTCCTGTGGGTGGTGCGGTTCCCGGACGCCGAGGACGACGTTCGCGGCGCGGCGAGGTCCATGCCTGCAGGGTTCGCTCCGGCGCGGGGGATGGTGGTGGAGGGGTGGGTGCCGCAGCGGCGCGTCCTGTCGCACACTTCCTGCGGCGCGTTCCTCACCCACTGCGGGTGGAGCTCGGTGCTGGAGTCCATGGCGGCGGGGGTTCCCATGGTGGCCCTGCCGCTGCACATCGACCAGCCACTGAACGCCAACCTGGCGGCCGAGGTGGGCGCGGCGGCCGCGCGCGTGCAGCAGGAGTGGTTCGGAGAGTTCACGGCGGAGGAAGTGGCTCGGGCGGTGCGCGCCACCGTGAACGGGAAGGAGGGCGAGGCGGCGAGGCGCCGCGCGAGGGAGCTGCGGGAGGTGTTGGCGCGGAACGACGGCGACGACGCGCAGATCGCGGCGCTGCTCCAGAGGATGGCGCGGCTCTGCGGCAAGGGCCAAGCCGTGCCGAATTAGTGCTGAGCTTTTTCTACTTCAATAACACGATTCCGGCCCAAATAAAGACGCGCTGGTTGCCTGCCGCCGTCCttgtaattaggttggtgggtctTTGCAGATCCAACTATAGCCCATTCCCATGTATTCTTGGCTTTTTTCGCTACTTCAAATAAATGGTCCGACACTATTCCTAAAATGCAGCGCATCCGTGTAATATGAATGATGGACTGGGCGAGGTAGCGGCGCCGCATATCTTCCATCCTAGGCATATCTTCCATCCCATGCGATGCCTAGCTGGCAACCGATCTGCCTTTCTTAGTTCGTTTTGATGGCCCACTTTTCAAGTAcgcacaaatataaaaaaaaccCAATTGCTAAAGAGTGCTCAGTGGCCACCTTGTCTTTCCGAGCCATCGATTCCTGGTCGTTGAATCGTTGATCAATGTCACCCTAGTCGTTGGATCGTTGATCAATGTCAACCGAATTTGCATCGTTCCGACCGATCCCCACCCGCCTC
This region of Lolium perenne isolate Kyuss_39 chromosome 2, Kyuss_2.0, whole genome shotgun sequence genomic DNA includes:
- the LOC127331623 gene encoding UDP-glucosyltransferase 29-like, translating into MAQAERERMSVVMFPWLAHGHINPYLELARRLTAVTSHLDVVVHLVSTPANLAPLACHQTDRINLVSLHLPSLPDLPPALHTTKRLPARLMPALKRACDLAAPRFGALLDGLRPRPDVLLYDFIQPWAPLEAAARGVPAVHFSTCSAAATAFFAHCLQNERVPRAFPFEAISLGGPDQDAKYTALLAIRCDGGTALVPERDRLPLSLDRSSGFVAVKTCADIERKYMDYLSQLVGKEIVPTGPLLTHGGGSEDENGGSDRIMRWLDGEQPASVVLVSFGSEYFMSESQMAQMARGLELSGVPFLWVVRFPDAEDDVRGAARSMPAGFAPARGMVVEGWVPQRRVLSHTSCGAFLTHCGWSSVLESMAAGVPMVALPLHIDQPLNANLAAEVGAAAARVQQEWFGEFTAEEVARAVRATVNGKEGEAARRRARELREVLARNDGDDAQIAALLQRMARLCGKGQAVPN